The proteins below are encoded in one region of Micromonospora sp. DSM 45708:
- a CDS encoding polysaccharide biosynthesis C-terminal domain-containing protein, which yields MRLAITGADGFLGWHVRVLARALGWPRPATVTRADLVDPAAVAAAVKGADVVLHLAGVNRGDADDVVAGNVEPARSLAEGLRRCGEPPRRVVYANSVQAGNGTVYGSAKAAAAELLATAAGGDHEFVDVRLPNLYGEHGRPFYNSVVATFCRLLADGAEPEVREDRELDLVHVLDAAAHLTGTTLQGPWDPAMPALRTRVALLRDRLAMFAGVYAGGEIPPLRDRHDVRLFNTYRSHRFPERGPVPLPRHRDARGDLVEAVKAHGGGGQTFSSTSRPGVIRGQHFHLAKVERFVVLRGRAQINLRRVDGTGTVRFAVDGSEPAFVDMPTMWAHNIVNVGSEELVTLFWTNELFDPARPDTWAEAVDRPGRAAAGVA from the coding sequence GTGAGGCTGGCGATCACCGGTGCCGACGGCTTTCTGGGGTGGCACGTCCGCGTCCTCGCCCGGGCGCTGGGCTGGCCGCGTCCGGCGACGGTGACCCGTGCCGACCTGGTCGACCCGGCGGCCGTCGCGGCGGCCGTCAAGGGCGCCGACGTGGTGCTGCACCTCGCCGGCGTCAACCGGGGGGACGCCGACGACGTCGTGGCCGGCAACGTCGAGCCGGCCCGGTCGCTGGCGGAGGGCCTCCGCCGGTGCGGCGAACCCCCGCGCCGGGTGGTGTACGCGAACTCGGTGCAGGCGGGAAACGGCACCGTCTACGGGTCCGCCAAGGCCGCCGCGGCGGAGTTGCTCGCGACAGCGGCCGGCGGCGACCACGAGTTCGTGGACGTGCGCCTGCCGAACCTCTACGGCGAGCACGGGCGGCCGTTCTACAACTCGGTCGTCGCGACGTTCTGCCGACTGCTCGCCGACGGTGCCGAACCGGAGGTGCGGGAGGACCGGGAACTCGACCTCGTGCACGTGCTGGACGCCGCGGCCCACCTCACCGGCACCACTCTTCAGGGTCCCTGGGACCCGGCCATGCCCGCGCTGCGTACCCGGGTCGCGCTGCTCCGCGACCGCCTGGCGATGTTCGCCGGCGTCTACGCGGGCGGCGAGATCCCGCCGTTGCGGGACCGCCATGACGTCCGGTTGTTCAACACCTACCGGTCGCACCGGTTTCCGGAACGGGGGCCGGTGCCCCTGCCGCGTCACCGGGACGCCCGGGGCGACCTGGTGGAGGCCGTCAAGGCACACGGTGGAGGCGGGCAGACGTTCAGTTCGACGAGCCGACCCGGCGTGATCCGGGGGCAGCACTTCCATCTCGCCAAGGTGGAACGGTTCGTGGTGCTGCGGGGGCGGGCGCAGATCAACCTTCGCCGTGTGGACGGCACCGGGACGGTCCGGTTCGCCGTCGACGGGAGCGAACCGGCGTTCGTCGACATGCCCACCATGTGGGCGCACAACATCGTCAACGTGGGCAGCGAGGAGCTGGTGACGCTCTTCTGGACCAACGAGCTGTTCGATCCGGCGCGGCCGGACACGTGGGCCGAGGCGGTGGACCGGCCGGGCCGGGCGGCGGCAGGGGTGGCATGA
- a CDS encoding sugar transferase encodes MDLRLDLAQPLVPAGGRHRAVVAPTRPYDHVKRLIDVVGALVVLVLAIPVMMCVALVVLVTMGRPVLFRHTRPGRHGRLFDMVKFRTMHPVDPARGRVSDSDRLTPVGRWLRSTSLDELPELWNVVRGEMSLVGPRPHLVSYLDRYTPEQARRHDVRPGMTGLAQVRGRNQLGWEEKFRYDVAYVDSRSLLLDLRILAETVRVVLRREGIAAPGTDTWHEWQGTVDRETVTAASGGAEPAVRSAHP; translated from the coding sequence ATGGATCTTCGTCTTGACCTTGCCCAGCCGCTGGTTCCCGCCGGCGGTCGCCATCGCGCCGTGGTGGCGCCGACCCGGCCCTACGACCATGTGAAGCGGCTGATCGACGTGGTCGGCGCCCTCGTGGTGCTCGTGCTCGCCATCCCCGTGATGATGTGCGTCGCGCTTGTGGTGCTGGTCACCATGGGCCGCCCGGTCCTGTTCCGGCACACCCGGCCCGGCCGGCACGGCCGGCTCTTCGACATGGTCAAGTTCCGCACCATGCACCCGGTGGATCCCGCACGCGGACGGGTCTCCGACTCCGATCGGCTCACGCCGGTCGGGCGGTGGCTGCGGTCCACCAGCCTGGACGAGCTGCCCGAGCTGTGGAACGTCGTCCGGGGCGAGATGAGCCTGGTCGGGCCGCGCCCCCACCTGGTCAGCTACCTCGACCGCTACACGCCGGAGCAGGCCCGCCGGCACGACGTCCGCCCCGGCATGACCGGGCTGGCCCAGGTGCGCGGGCGCAACCAGCTCGGCTGGGAGGAGAAGTTCCGGTACGACGTCGCGTACGTCGACAGCCGTTCCCTCCTGCTCGACCTGCGGATCCTGGCCGAGACGGTGCGGGTGGTGCTGCGCCGCGAGGGCATCGCCGCTCCCGGCACCGACACCTGGCACGAGTGGCAGGGCACCGTCGACCGGGAAACGGTGACGGCCGCGAGCGGTGGCGCGGAGCCGGCGGTCCGGTCCGCCCACCCCTGA
- a CDS encoding glycosyltransferase family 4 protein has protein sequence MRIGVVSQWYPPEPIFIAGELATELAARGHEVRVLTGFPNYPSGRIYEGFRQRWREESTEGRLTVRRVPLYPSRDASVLRRVATFVSFGLTSALAARRFLRDVDAVYVYHPPPTAFAGPALLRLLRRTPVLLHVQDMWPESVTASGMAPGGLGGRVVHRVLSGVMRRLYRSAAAIVVIAPSMADLVVGRGADPDRVRVVWNWTDERLFRPVPATPAGRAALGHRGRPIVMYAGNLGPFQRVETAVRAAASVDPLIDLVIVGSGPDEERARALCRTLGATNVRFLGRRPPAEMADLYAAADFQLVTLRSLPALRGTVPSKLQGAMACGVPVIVAADGDAARLVEAAGAGLTCPAEDWRALADRFRDAVDIPPAERARIGARARQAYLDQMSLRVGVDRIEDVFAAICPGRPPAPRKGIKHTAVGLPTHNGIDR, from the coding sequence ATGAGGATCGGTGTCGTCTCGCAGTGGTATCCACCAGAGCCGATCTTCATCGCCGGGGAGCTGGCGACGGAGCTGGCCGCGCGGGGGCACGAGGTCCGGGTGCTCACCGGCTTTCCGAACTACCCGTCCGGTCGGATCTACGAGGGCTTCCGACAGCGCTGGCGGGAGGAGAGCACCGAGGGGCGGCTCACCGTGCGACGGGTGCCGCTCTACCCGAGCCGGGACGCGTCGGTGCTGCGCCGCGTCGCCACGTTCGTGTCCTTCGGGTTGACCAGCGCCCTCGCCGCACGGAGATTCCTGCGCGACGTCGACGCCGTCTACGTCTACCACCCGCCGCCGACCGCGTTCGCCGGGCCGGCGCTGCTGCGCCTGCTGCGTCGTACGCCGGTCCTCCTGCACGTGCAGGACATGTGGCCGGAGTCGGTCACCGCGTCGGGGATGGCTCCCGGTGGCCTCGGCGGTCGGGTCGTGCACCGGGTGCTCAGCGGCGTCATGCGTCGGCTCTACCGTTCCGCCGCCGCCATCGTCGTCATCGCGCCGTCGATGGCCGACCTGGTGGTGGGACGGGGCGCCGACCCGGACCGGGTCCGGGTGGTGTGGAACTGGACCGACGAACGGCTGTTCCGGCCGGTCCCGGCCACCCCGGCGGGTCGCGCCGCCCTGGGACACCGGGGTCGGCCGATCGTGATGTACGCCGGGAACCTGGGCCCGTTCCAGCGTGTCGAGACCGCGGTCCGCGCCGCCGCGTCCGTCGATCCGCTGATCGACCTGGTCATCGTCGGCTCGGGGCCTGACGAGGAGCGGGCCAGGGCGCTGTGCCGCACCCTGGGCGCGACGAACGTCCGGTTCCTCGGCCGGCGCCCGCCGGCCGAGATGGCCGACCTCTACGCGGCGGCGGACTTCCAACTGGTCACGTTGCGGAGCCTGCCGGCGCTGCGGGGGACCGTGCCGTCCAAGTTGCAGGGCGCGATGGCGTGCGGCGTGCCGGTCATCGTCGCCGCCGACGGGGACGCGGCACGCCTGGTGGAGGCGGCGGGAGCGGGGTTGACCTGTCCGGCCGAGGACTGGCGGGCGCTGGCGGACCGGTTCCGGGACGCCGTCGACATCCCGCCGGCGGAGCGGGCCCGGATCGGCGCGCGTGCGCGCCAGGCGTACCTGGACCAGATGTCCCTGCGGGTCGGGGTGGACCGGATCGAGGACGTGTTCGCCGCGATCTGCCCGGGGCGTCCACCGGCACCGAGAAAAGGTATAAAGCACACCGCAGTCGGCTTACCCACCCATAATGGGATAGACCGTTGA
- a CDS encoding Tex family protein → MTQSVHQRIAEELGVAERQVRAAVELLDGGATVPFIARYRKEATGTLDDAQLRTLEERLRYLRELDERRVAVLESIRGQGKLDEALEAQIMAADSKSRLEDIYLPYKPKRRTRAQIAREAGLEPLADTLLADPAQDPRATAAGFVDAERGVADAAAALDGARAILIERFAEDADLIGTLREQMWSRGRLVSRVREGQETAGAKFADYFDFAEPYPKLPSHRILAMLRGEKEGVLELTMAPEAEGDADAVPGPSRYEAAVAGRFGVSDQGRPADRWLADTVRWAWRTRILIHLAADLRTRLWQAAEEEAVRVFATNLRDLLLAAPAGARPTMGLDPGLRTGVKVAVVDATGKVVATDTIYPHEPRRQWDASLHTLATLAATHGVELVAIGNGTASRETDKLAGDLIRQHPELTLTKVVVSEAGASVYSASAYASQELPGLDVSLRGAVSIARRLQDPLAELVKIDPRSIGVGQYQHDLSEVKLSRSLDAVVEDCVNAVGVDVNTASAPLLTRVSGIGAGLAENIVLHRDANGPFRTRTELKKVARLGPKAFEQCAGFLRIPGGDDPLDSSSVHPESYPVVRRILASTGQDLRALIGRSAILRGLRATDFVDDTFGLPTVTDILAELEKPGRDPRPEFRTATFVEGVEKIGDLTPGMVLEGVVTNVAAFGAFVDVGVHQDGLVHVSAMSHTFVKDPRDVVKSGDVVRVRVLDVDVPRKRISLTLRLDDEAPAGRERPAGGDGRRDRDGRGGAGGGRPGGQARGQGGGQGGGQSGGGQGGGQGGGGQRGGNGSGGRGGGQDRGQAGGQRGDRGGSQPRQGRGGGASAPVNDAMAEALRRAGLA, encoded by the coding sequence GTGACCCAGTCTGTGCACCAGCGGATCGCCGAGGAACTCGGCGTCGCCGAGCGTCAGGTGCGGGCGGCCGTGGAGCTGCTCGACGGCGGCGCCACCGTGCCGTTCATCGCCCGTTACCGCAAGGAGGCCACCGGCACCCTCGACGACGCGCAGCTGCGCACGCTCGAAGAGCGGCTGCGCTACCTGCGGGAGCTGGACGAGCGGCGCGTCGCGGTGCTGGAGTCGATCCGCGGCCAGGGCAAGCTCGACGAGGCGCTGGAAGCCCAGATCATGGCGGCGGACTCGAAGTCCCGGCTGGAGGACATCTACCTGCCGTACAAGCCGAAGCGGCGGACCCGCGCCCAGATCGCCCGCGAGGCCGGGCTGGAGCCGCTCGCGGACACGCTCCTCGCCGACCCGGCGCAGGACCCGCGCGCCACCGCGGCCGGCTTCGTCGACGCCGAGCGGGGCGTGGCCGACGCCGCCGCCGCGCTGGACGGGGCGCGGGCCATCCTGATCGAGCGCTTCGCCGAGGACGCCGACCTGATCGGCACGCTCCGCGAGCAGATGTGGTCGCGGGGCCGACTGGTCTCCCGGGTACGCGAGGGCCAGGAGACCGCCGGCGCCAAGTTCGCCGACTACTTCGACTTCGCCGAGCCGTACCCGAAGCTGCCGTCGCACCGGATCCTCGCCATGCTCCGCGGCGAGAAGGAAGGCGTGCTGGAGCTGACCATGGCCCCGGAGGCCGAGGGCGACGCCGACGCGGTCCCCGGGCCCAGCCGCTACGAGGCCGCCGTGGCGGGCCGGTTCGGCGTCAGCGACCAGGGCCGGCCCGCCGACCGGTGGCTGGCCGACACGGTGCGCTGGGCCTGGCGTACCCGGATCCTCATCCACCTCGCCGCCGACCTGCGGACGCGGCTCTGGCAGGCGGCCGAGGAGGAGGCCGTCCGGGTCTTCGCCACCAACCTGCGTGACCTGCTGCTCGCCGCGCCCGCCGGCGCGCGGCCCACCATGGGTCTCGACCCGGGCCTGCGCACCGGCGTCAAGGTGGCGGTGGTCGACGCGACCGGCAAGGTGGTCGCCACCGACACGATCTACCCGCACGAGCCGCGCCGGCAGTGGGACGCGTCGCTGCACACGCTCGCCACGCTGGCCGCGACGCACGGCGTCGAACTGGTGGCGATCGGCAACGGCACCGCCAGCCGGGAGACCGACAAGCTGGCCGGTGACCTGATCAGGCAGCACCCCGAGCTGACACTGACCAAGGTGGTGGTCTCCGAGGCGGGCGCGTCGGTCTACTCCGCCTCCGCGTACGCCTCGCAGGAGCTGCCGGGGCTCGACGTGTCGCTGCGCGGGGCGGTCTCCATCGCCCGGCGTCTCCAGGACCCGCTCGCCGAACTCGTGAAGATCGACCCCCGCTCGATCGGCGTCGGGCAGTACCAGCACGACCTGTCCGAGGTGAAGCTGTCCCGCTCCCTGGACGCCGTCGTCGAGGACTGCGTCAACGCGGTCGGCGTGGACGTCAACACCGCCTCCGCGCCGCTGCTCACCCGGGTCTCCGGGATCGGCGCCGGGCTGGCGGAGAACATCGTGCTGCATCGGGACGCCAACGGGCCGTTCCGCACCCGGACCGAGCTGAAGAAGGTGGCCCGGCTCGGCCCGAAGGCGTTCGAGCAGTGCGCCGGCTTCCTGCGCATCCCGGGCGGCGACGACCCACTCGACTCGTCCAGCGTGCACCCCGAGTCGTACCCGGTGGTGCGCCGCATCCTCGCCTCCACCGGGCAGGACCTGCGCGCGCTGATCGGCAGGTCCGCGATCCTGCGCGGCCTGCGGGCGACCGACTTCGTGGACGACACGTTCGGCCTGCCCACCGTCACCGACATCCTGGCCGAGCTGGAGAAGCCCGGCCGCGACCCGCGTCCGGAGTTCCGCACCGCGACGTTCGTCGAGGGCGTCGAGAAGATCGGTGACCTGACGCCCGGCATGGTGCTGGAGGGTGTGGTCACCAACGTGGCCGCGTTCGGCGCGTTCGTCGACGTGGGCGTGCACCAGGACGGTCTGGTGCACGTCTCCGCCATGTCGCACACGTTCGTCAAGGACCCACGCGACGTGGTGAAGTCCGGCGACGTGGTCCGGGTGCGGGTGCTCGACGTGGACGTGCCGCGCAAGCGGATCTCGCTGACGCTGCGCCTGGACGACGAGGCGCCGGCCGGCCGCGAACGCCCGGCCGGCGGGGACGGGCGACGGGATCGCGACGGCCGGGGCGGTGCCGGCGGCGGTCGTCCGGGCGGTCAGGCCCGCGGCCAGGGCGGCGGCCAGGGCGGCGGCCAGAGCGGCGGCGGCCAGGGCGGTGGTCAGGGCGGCGGCGGCCAGCGCGGCGGCAACGGCAGCGGCGGGCGGGGCGGCGGTCAGGACCGCGGGCAGGCCGGTGGCCAGCGCGGGGACCGGGGCGGCTCGCAGCCGCGTCAGGGGCGCGGCGGGGGCGCCTCCGCGCCGGTCAACGACGCCATGGCGGAGGCGTTGCGCCGCGCCGGGCTGGCCTGA
- a CDS encoding NAD-dependent epimerase/dehydratase family protein, protein MRILLFGASGFLGRHIRARLAAEATVRAPDRQEFDLVGADEAAVTALLRREQPDAVVNAAGRIVGSDQEFLLAHAVVTAKLVAAMEAATPQARLVRVGSAAEYGRVEPGRPVREDDRAEPVGGYGLSHLTATRLGAFAAAEGRLDTVVLRVFNPLGPGMPAGNLIGRAAATVRAALERGDTQVALGLHDTYRDFVDVRDVSAAVWAALRAERLDARVCNVGSGRSVPTAQVVRLLADLAGFTGDLVPGRFVPGAARSAAVPWMCADLARSARVLGWSPRYDLADSLASVWADCRAAGRAVGFSGAKPSPVVTGP, encoded by the coding sequence ATGAGGATTCTGCTGTTCGGCGCCAGCGGGTTTCTGGGACGTCACATCCGTGCCCGACTGGCGGCGGAGGCGACCGTACGGGCCCCCGACCGCCAGGAGTTCGACCTGGTCGGCGCCGACGAGGCGGCCGTGACGGCGCTGCTGCGCCGGGAGCAACCCGACGCGGTGGTCAACGCGGCCGGCCGGATCGTCGGCTCCGACCAGGAGTTCCTCCTGGCGCACGCGGTGGTGACAGCCAAACTGGTGGCGGCGATGGAGGCGGCGACGCCGCAGGCCCGGCTGGTCCGCGTCGGCTCGGCCGCCGAGTACGGCCGGGTCGAACCCGGCCGCCCGGTACGCGAGGACGACCGGGCGGAGCCGGTCGGCGGGTACGGGTTGAGCCACCTGACGGCGACGCGGCTCGGCGCCTTCGCGGCGGCCGAGGGCCGGTTGGACACGGTGGTGCTACGGGTGTTCAACCCGCTCGGCCCGGGCATGCCGGCAGGCAACCTGATCGGCCGTGCCGCGGCTACGGTCCGCGCCGCGCTGGAGCGGGGGGACACGCAGGTGGCGCTGGGGCTGCACGACACCTATCGGGACTTCGTCGACGTGCGTGACGTGTCCGCCGCGGTGTGGGCCGCGCTGCGTGCGGAGCGGCTCGACGCCCGCGTGTGCAACGTCGGGAGCGGACGCAGCGTGCCGACGGCGCAGGTCGTCCGCCTGCTTGCCGACCTGGCCGGCTTCACCGGCGACCTGGTCCCCGGCCGGTTCGTCCCGGGTGCCGCCAGGTCGGCGGCGGTGCCGTGGATGTGCGCGGACCTCGCCCGGTCGGCGCGGGTGCTCGGCTGGTCACCGAGGTACGACCTCGCCGACTCGCTCGCCTCGGTGTGGGCCGACTGCCGCGCCGCCGGGCGGGCCGTCGGGTTCTCGGGCGCGAAGCCGTCGCCCGTGGTCACGGGTCCCTGA
- a CDS encoding DUF389 domain-containing protein, producing MLHLRVIAPGDRSSAVVDLLAADPGVTHLVVIPGAARQPAGDYVTCDVVRESADGVLHRLRDLGVETHGAIAAEDVELTLSAAADRAADEAPGHGEDAVVWDEIAAKTGEQTVLTGTFLALITVATMIAGIGVLLDQPILIVGAMVVGPEFGPLAALCVALLRRQPGVVGRSVQALTVGFLVAMVATVLSTWALTAAGLVSRDMLLDERPLTDFIWRPDALSWVVGLLAGVAGMLSLTSKKSGSLVGVLISVTTVPAAANVAVAAGYGVWHEAAGSALQLVINLAAIVLAGLLTLVVQLCWWRRVARRAGRGVPRQRADRPAPVTASRRPPRDAG from the coding sequence GTGCTGCACCTGAGGGTGATCGCGCCCGGCGACCGGTCGTCGGCCGTCGTCGACCTGTTGGCCGCCGATCCCGGCGTGACGCATCTCGTGGTGATCCCCGGCGCCGCCCGCCAGCCGGCCGGTGACTACGTCACCTGCGACGTGGTCCGGGAGAGCGCCGACGGGGTGCTGCACAGGCTCCGGGACCTCGGTGTCGAGACGCACGGGGCGATCGCCGCCGAGGACGTGGAGCTGACGCTCTCCGCGGCGGCCGACCGGGCCGCCGACGAGGCTCCCGGGCACGGCGAGGACGCGGTGGTCTGGGACGAGATCGCGGCGAAGACCGGCGAGCAGACGGTGCTCACCGGCACCTTCCTCGCCCTGATCACCGTGGCTACCATGATCGCCGGCATCGGCGTGCTGCTCGACCAGCCCATCCTGATCGTCGGCGCGATGGTGGTCGGCCCCGAGTTCGGCCCGCTCGCCGCGCTCTGCGTGGCGCTGCTGCGACGCCAGCCCGGCGTCGTCGGCCGTTCGGTGCAGGCCCTGACCGTCGGCTTCCTCGTCGCCATGGTGGCCACCGTGTTGAGCACCTGGGCGCTCACCGCGGCCGGCCTGGTCAGCCGGGACATGCTGCTCGACGAGCGCCCGCTGACCGACTTCATCTGGCGGCCGGACGCGCTCTCCTGGGTGGTCGGGCTGCTCGCCGGCGTCGCCGGCATGCTGTCGCTGACCTCGAAGAAGTCCGGCTCGCTCGTCGGCGTGCTGATCTCGGTGACCACCGTCCCGGCCGCCGCGAACGTGGCGGTCGCGGCCGGTTACGGGGTGTGGCACGAGGCGGCCGGTTCCGCCCTCCAACTGGTGATCAACCTGGCGGCCATCGTGCTGGCCGGGCTGCTCACGCTGGTCGTGCAGTTGTGCTGGTGGCGGCGGGTGGCGCGGCGGGCCGGGCGGGGGGTGCCGCGGCAGCGGGCCGACCGGCCGGCGCCGGTCACCGCCAGTCGTCGCCCGCCGCGAGACGCCGGCTGA